Proteins from a single region of Anastrepha ludens isolate Willacy chromosome 5, idAnaLude1.1, whole genome shotgun sequence:
- the LOC128862709 gene encoding 39S ribosomal protein L28, mitochondrial — protein MAHATAQGPELLHGFKRLTRFDKGLGAQLPEAYKKFWREWKLTTPAAVHYVPKTETFERDDVTGEVRPVQNIPLPLIDTPESHEGIWGGEAVIKGFQKRHPQKRRVPHFWIPTLRRSVVHSQVLNEYMSVVVTDRTIDQIHDCHGFDHYLLKNLACDLRSTLALKLKRKVLQQLWNGCPNWSNNPTERERILKEYKCYLDSYTAEEIEWYGHTYQEAIRKLQAQIRAENRIIPHKLEFRSKLIEQLKNAGIREASGSHIGEKTAGKGSDNDNADIERLTKLEAPSSSTSSWLSKINPFGKKQET, from the exons ATGGCACACGCCACAGCGCAG GGCCCTGAATTACTTCACGGGTTCAAACGTTTAACACGCTTTGATAAAGGACTTGGTGCACAGCTGCCAGAAGCTTACAAGAAATTCTGGCGCGAATGGAAGTTGACGACACCTGCTGCCGTACATTATGTACCAAAGACTGAGACTTTTGAGCGTGATGATGTCACTGGAGAAGTGAGGCCTGTGCAAAATATACCGTTACCTTTAATTGATACGCCCGAATCGCATGAAGGCATCTGGGGTGGGGAGGCTGTCATTAAAGGTTTCCAAAAGCGTCATCCTCAAAAGAGGCGAGTACCACATTTTTGGATACCCACACTTCGACGCTCCGTGGTGCACAGCCAAGTGTTGAACGAGTATATGTCAGTGGTGGTAACTGATCGTACTATCGATCAAATACATGATTGCCACGGTTTTGATCACTATCTTCTCAAG AATCTTGCGTGTGATTTACGTTCCACCCTAGCGCTCAAGCTAAAACGGAAAGTTTTACAGCAACTCTGGAATGGCTGTCCCAATTGGTCAAACAATCCAACTGAGCGCGAGCGGATTCTCAAGGAATACAAGTGCTACTTAGATTCG tatacgGCAGAAGAAATCGAATGGTACGGACACACTTACCAAGAGGCCATACGCAAGTTGCAGGCGCAAATACGTGCAGAAAATCGCATTATACCGCATAAGTTGGAATTTCGCTCGAAGCTAATTGAACAACTAAAAAATGCTGGTATTCGCGAAGCTAGTGGCAGTCACATCGGTGAAAAGACAGCGGGAAAAGGAAGCGACAATGATAATGCTGACATCGAGCGCTTAACTAAACT TGAAGCACCATCTTCATCTACATCCAGTTGGCTGTCGAAAATAAACCCATTTGGTAAAAAACAGGAAACTTAA